In Cyclopterus lumpus isolate fCycLum1 chromosome 17, fCycLum1.pri, whole genome shotgun sequence, a genomic segment contains:
- the LOC117746070 gene encoding gastrula zinc finger protein XlCGF57.1-like yields the protein MRIHTGEKPFGCDVCGKRFNQQGHLKTHMIVHTGEKPFGCDVCGKRFTAQGSLKAHMRIHTGEKPCGCDVCGKRFTEQGTLKAHMRVHTGEKPFSCDVCGKRFTSQGSVKTHMKIHTGEKPFGCDVCGKRFTAQGTLKKHMKIHTGEKPFSCDVCGKRFTCQGHLKTHMRLHTEEKPFGCDVCGKRFTAQGSVKTHMRFHTGEKPFSCDVCGKRFTAHGSVKTHMRLHTGEKPFSCDVCGKRFTCQGHLKTHMRVHTGEKPFGCDVCGKRLSLKQNLKSHMRVHTG from the exons ATGagaatccacacaggagagaaaccatttggttgtgatgtttgtgggaaaagattcaATCAACAGGGACATCTGAAGACACATATGatagtccacacaggagagaaaccatttggttgtgatgtttgtgggaaaagatttacaGCACAGGGAAGTCTGAAGGCACACATGagaatccacacaggagagaaaccatgtggttgtgatgtttgtgggaagaGATTTACAGAACAGGGAACGCTGAAGGCACACATgagagtccacacaggagagaaaccatttagttgtgatgtttgtggaaaAAGATTTACAT cacagggaagtgtgaagacacacatgaaaatccacacaggagagaaaccatttggttgtgatgtttgtgggaaaagatttacaGCACAGGGAACGCTGAAGAAACACATGAAAATCCACACAGGAGAAAAACCATttagttgtgatgtttgtggaaaAAGATTTACATGTCAGGGACatctgaagacacacatgagactccacacagaagaaaaaccatttggttgtgatgtttgtgggaaaagatttacTGCACAGGGAAGTgtaaagacacacatgagattccacacaggagaaaaaccatttagttgtgatgtttgtgggaaaagatttacaGCACATGGAAGtgtgaagacacacatgagactccacacaggagaaaaaccatttagttgtgatgtttgtggaaaAAGATTTACATGTCAGGGACatctgaagacacacatgagagtccacacaggagagaaaccatttggttgtgatgtttgtgggaaaagattaaGCCTGAAGCAAAATCTGAAGAGTCACATGAGAGTCCACACAGGATAG